Proteins encoded within one genomic window of Paroedura picta isolate Pp20150507F chromosome 17, Ppicta_v3.0, whole genome shotgun sequence:
- the KDM8 gene encoding bifunctional peptidase and arginyl-hydroxylase JMJD5 isoform X1, translating into MALSFHRPPLPKKERTLSPLLPKEPREGMRSPKRPSAHPAPQEEPPCAEGGSTVMQRSGQPSSPNQESREQVTALLGPAPSASTLWADLEALLPSTKEGLQLDFKENVDKSVLLLLQQAATLVYGQGPTSSRGSSACLRLSEIILDYAWEKLNIGTWREVDKEWRRVYAYGCLFKALCLCRVEGTVPEAMRTCDLGLLLGASILDNILARMISVLQQHLPRPKGPIAGDKEEPLQKKTRLSSKAPGIPGIKAEERILELCCPSLEHFRDHFLLPQKPVILEGIVDHWPCLKKWNVEYIRRVAGGRTVPVEVGSRYTDEEWSQTLMSVDDFISRYIENENHTGYLAQHQLFDQIPELRQDIGIPDYCCLGQGEEDKITVNAWFGPAGTVSPLHQDPQHNFLVQVMGRKYLRLYSPAQSEKLYPHTSHLLHNTSQVDVEEPDLVRFPRFETAASQACVLKPGQVLFIPVQHWHYVRALDTSFSVSFWWS; encoded by the exons ATGGCCCTGAGCTTCcaccgcccccccctcccaaaaaaagagaggaccctttctccccttcttccaaAGGAGCCCCGGGAGGGCATGCGCTCCCCGAAGAGGCCCTCTGCTCATCCTGCCCCCCAGGAGGAGCCTCCTTGTGCAG AGGGAGGATCGACCGTGATGCAGAGGAGCGGGCAGCCGAGCAGTCCCAACCAGGAGAGCAGGGAGCAGGTGACTGCCCTTCTGGGCCCAGCCCCGTCTGCCAGTACCTTGTGGGCTGACCTTGAGGCGCTGCTTCCCAGCACCAaggagggcttgcagctggactTCAAGGAGAACGTGGACAAGAGTGTCCTCCTCCTGCTCCAGCAGGCAGCAACTCTGGTCTATGGTCAGGGCCCCACTTCCAGCCGTGGCAGCAGTGCCTGCCTGCGCTTGAGTGAGATAATCCTGGACTACGCTTGGGAAAAGCTGAACATTGGGACATGGAGAGAAGTGGACAAGGAGTGGCGCCGCGTCTACGCTTACGGCTGCCTCTTCAAAGCGCTCTGCTTGTGCCGTGTCGAAGGAACTGTGCCCGAGGCCATGCGCACCTGTGACCTGGGGCTGCTTCTGGGCGCCTCTATCTTGGACAACATCCTGGCCAGAATGATCAGTGTCCTTCAGCAGCATCTTCCACGTCCCAAAGGACCCATCGCCGGAGACAAAGAGGAGCCCCTTCAAAAG AAAACCCGCCTGAGCTCCAAGGCCCCAGGGATCCCAGGTATAAAAGCAGAAGAGAGGATTTTGGAACTTTGCTGCCCATCACTGGAACATTTCCGAGATCATTTCCTGCTCCCTCAAAAGCCTGTGATCTTGGAAGGGATTGTGGACCACTGGCCCTGCCTGAAGAAGTGGAA TGTGGAATACATCCGCCGTGTGGCCGGCGGCCGCACGGTCCCCGTCGAAGTGGGCTCCCGCTACACAGATGAGGAGTGGTCCCAGACGCTCATGTCTGTCGATGACTTTATCAGCCGATACATTGAGAATGAG AACCACACTGGATACCTGGCCCAGCACCAGCTCTTTGACCAG ATCCCGGAGCTGAGGCAGGATATCGGCATCCCTGACTACTGCTGCTTGGGCCAAGGAGAGGAGGACAAGATTACTGTCAATGCCTGGTTTGGGCCAGCAGGGACCGTCTCCCCCCTCCATCAGGACCCACAACACAATTTCTTGGTCCAG GTCATGGGCCGGAAGTACCTGCGCCTCTATTCTCCTGCCCAGTCAGAAAAGCTGTACCCTCACACGAGCCACCTGCTCCACAACACGAGCCAG GTGGATGTGGAAGAGCCTGACCTGGTGAGGTTCCCCCGGTTTGAGACAGCTGCGTCCCAGGCCTGCGTCCTGAAGCCGGGCCAGGTGCTCTTCATCCCGGTCCAGCACTGGCACTACGTGCGAGCCCTGGACACCAGTTTCTCCGTCAGCTTCTGGTGGTCGTAG
- the KDM8 gene encoding bifunctional peptidase and arginyl-hydroxylase JMJD5 isoform X2, with the protein MQRSGQPSSPNQESREQVTALLGPAPSASTLWADLEALLPSTKEGLQLDFKENVDKSVLLLLQQAATLVYGQGPTSSRGSSACLRLSEIILDYAWEKLNIGTWREVDKEWRRVYAYGCLFKALCLCRVEGTVPEAMRTCDLGLLLGASILDNILARMISVLQQHLPRPKGPIAGDKEEPLQKKTRLSSKAPGIPGIKAEERILELCCPSLEHFRDHFLLPQKPVILEGIVDHWPCLKKWNVEYIRRVAGGRTVPVEVGSRYTDEEWSQTLMSVDDFISRYIENENHTGYLAQHQLFDQIPELRQDIGIPDYCCLGQGEEDKITVNAWFGPAGTVSPLHQDPQHNFLVQVMGRKYLRLYSPAQSEKLYPHTSHLLHNTSQVDVEEPDLVRFPRFETAASQACVLKPGQVLFIPVQHWHYVRALDTSFSVSFWWS; encoded by the exons ATGCAGAGGAGCGGGCAGCCGAGCAGTCCCAACCAGGAGAGCAGGGAGCAGGTGACTGCCCTTCTGGGCCCAGCCCCGTCTGCCAGTACCTTGTGGGCTGACCTTGAGGCGCTGCTTCCCAGCACCAaggagggcttgcagctggactTCAAGGAGAACGTGGACAAGAGTGTCCTCCTCCTGCTCCAGCAGGCAGCAACTCTGGTCTATGGTCAGGGCCCCACTTCCAGCCGTGGCAGCAGTGCCTGCCTGCGCTTGAGTGAGATAATCCTGGACTACGCTTGGGAAAAGCTGAACATTGGGACATGGAGAGAAGTGGACAAGGAGTGGCGCCGCGTCTACGCTTACGGCTGCCTCTTCAAAGCGCTCTGCTTGTGCCGTGTCGAAGGAACTGTGCCCGAGGCCATGCGCACCTGTGACCTGGGGCTGCTTCTGGGCGCCTCTATCTTGGACAACATCCTGGCCAGAATGATCAGTGTCCTTCAGCAGCATCTTCCACGTCCCAAAGGACCCATCGCCGGAGACAAAGAGGAGCCCCTTCAAAAG AAAACCCGCCTGAGCTCCAAGGCCCCAGGGATCCCAGGTATAAAAGCAGAAGAGAGGATTTTGGAACTTTGCTGCCCATCACTGGAACATTTCCGAGATCATTTCCTGCTCCCTCAAAAGCCTGTGATCTTGGAAGGGATTGTGGACCACTGGCCCTGCCTGAAGAAGTGGAA TGTGGAATACATCCGCCGTGTGGCCGGCGGCCGCACGGTCCCCGTCGAAGTGGGCTCCCGCTACACAGATGAGGAGTGGTCCCAGACGCTCATGTCTGTCGATGACTTTATCAGCCGATACATTGAGAATGAG AACCACACTGGATACCTGGCCCAGCACCAGCTCTTTGACCAG ATCCCGGAGCTGAGGCAGGATATCGGCATCCCTGACTACTGCTGCTTGGGCCAAGGAGAGGAGGACAAGATTACTGTCAATGCCTGGTTTGGGCCAGCAGGGACCGTCTCCCCCCTCCATCAGGACCCACAACACAATTTCTTGGTCCAG GTCATGGGCCGGAAGTACCTGCGCCTCTATTCTCCTGCCCAGTCAGAAAAGCTGTACCCTCACACGAGCCACCTGCTCCACAACACGAGCCAG GTGGATGTGGAAGAGCCTGACCTGGTGAGGTTCCCCCGGTTTGAGACAGCTGCGTCCCAGGCCTGCGTCCTGAAGCCGGGCCAGGTGCTCTTCATCCCGGTCCAGCACTGGCACTACGTGCGAGCCCTGGACACCAGTTTCTCCGTCAGCTTCTGGTGGTCGTAG
- the NSMCE1 gene encoding non-structural maintenance of chromosomes element 1 homolog isoform X2, with the protein MALPGVLREAALEAEPSWCSRRPQSLLGGGRWSGDPGTGARPLAQHTGEGQRPARPAAGGKSCSALGCANSPPLAPNARRPGPAQRDMGLPSLTCPASWPWPSPEPPPSTGPRASEEEQGGLGGGGPEPPSESSRRLLRTGSSFGTRSALGLEHPQSAGQAREGGREGRPGGGSAKRGFPSPFPPPALTWAQEGAGHAEGEGAAGPGHREATAGPPEPPAWDGAPSASAAQAPPRGVPEMTSPEGAGRGRLRRGRGLPGCPSAGALPMPREDDDAAAAAPMAAGMSDAHRHFLQALMALGAVGGPEAVALHRQCCERHRAPYAAEQLDDFIAEANVPLQPLFLEIRKGLAEDTGTTWYALVNLAESEVTHMASNYSEAELELFKKTMDRIILSENGFVSSTEILNLADQLKPKKMRKREAEQVLQRLGQDKWLSEKEGEFTLHPRCILELEQYILSHYPESSCKCHICHALVVQSQVCTECGITMHMPCLARYCQGQAEPRCPRCKQFWPHRIPVSQPAAPLSSSTPKESRRTSLAGTRRR; encoded by the exons ATGGCACTGCCGGGCGTTCTGCGTGAGGCTGCCCTAGAAGCGGAGCCGTCCTGGTGCAGCCGCAGGCCTCAATCCCTTCTCGGGGGCGGACGTTGGTCAGGGGACCCTGGCACAGGCGCCCGTCCCCTCGCCCAGCACactggggaggggcagaggcCAGCGAGGCCAGCCGCGGGAGGGAAGAGCTGCTCTGCTCTGGGATGCGCCAACAGCCCCCCTCTGGCTCCCAATGCAAGGAGGCCGGGCCCAGCCCAAAGAGACATGGGGCTCCCATCCCTCACCTGCcccgcctcctggccctggccttccCCGGAGCCCCCTCCCTCGACCGGCCCGAGGGCctcggaggaggagcaggggggtctggggggggggggtcctgagcCGCCCTCGGAGTCCTCCCGACGCCTCTTGAGGACGGGATCATCGTTTGGCACGCGCAGCGCGCTGGGGCTCGAGCACCCCCAAAGTGCCGGccaggcgagggagggagggagggagggacggcccGGGGGGGGCTCAGCCAAGaggggcttcccttcccccttccccccccccgcactcacCTGGGCGCAGGAGGGCGCAGGCCACGCAGAGGGCGAGGGCGCCGCCGGGCCAGGCCATCGGGAGGCGACCGCGGGGCCACCAGAGCCCCCAGCCTGGGACGGGGCGCCCTCCGCCTCCGCCGCGCAAGCCCCGCCCCGCGGGGTCCCAGAAATGACGTCGCCCGAGGGGGCGGGCCGGGGGCGGTTGCGGCGGGGGCGGGGCCTGCCTGGCTGCCCTTCCGCGGGCGCTCTGCCCATGCCCAGAGAAGAcgacgacgccgccgccgccgctccgatGGCGGCCGGGATGAGCGACGCCCACCGCCACTTCCTGCAGGCCCTGATGGCGCTGGGCGCGGTGGGGGGCCCCGAGGCCGTCGCGCTGCACCGCCAGTGCTGCGAGCGCCATCGAG CCCCCTACGCCGCGGAGCAGCTGGACGACTTCATCGCCGAGGCCAACGTGCCGCTGCAGCCGCTCTTCCTGGAGATCCGCAAGGGCCTGGCCGAGGACACGGGCACGACGTGGTACGCCCTG GTGAATCTGGCGGAGTCGGAAGTCACCCACATGGCGAGCAACTACTCCGAGGCCGAGCTGGAGCTCTTCAAGAAGACC ATGGATCGGATCATCCTGTCCGAAAACGGCTTTGTGTCTTCCACGGAGATTTTGAACCTGGCTGACCAGCTAAAGCccaagaagatgaggaagagAGAGGCGGAGCAGGTGCTGCAACGCTTGGGCCAGGACAAGTGGCTGTCTGAG aaagagGGCGAATTCACGCTGCACCCACGCTGCATCCTGGAGCTGGAGCAGTACATCCTCAGCCACTACCCGGAATCGTCCTGCAAGTGCCACATCTGCCATGCTCTGGTGGTTCAG AGCCAAGTGTGCACAGAGTGTGGGATCACCATGCACATGCCATGCCTGGCCAGATATTGCCAAGGACAAGCCGAGCCCCGTTGTCCTCGATGCAAACAGTTCTGGCCTCACAGGATTCCAG TGAGCCAGCCAGCTGCTCCGTTGTCTTCCAGCACCCCAAAAGAGAGCAGAAGAACCTCTTTGGCAGGAACCAGGCGGCGGTGA
- the NSMCE1 gene encoding non-structural maintenance of chromosomes element 1 homolog isoform X1, whose amino-acid sequence MALPGVLREAALEAEPSWCSRRPQSLLGGGRWSGDPGTGARPLAQHTGEGQRPARPAAGGKSCSALGCANSPPLAPNARRPGPAQRDMGLPSLTCPASWPWPSPEPPPSTGPRASEEEQGGLGGGGPEPPSESSRRLLRTGSSFGTRSALGLEHPQSAGQAREGGREGRPGGGSAKRGFPSPFPPPALTWAQEGAGHAEGEGAAGPGHREATAGPPEPPAWDGAPSASAAQAPPRGVPEMTSPEGAGRGRLRRGRGLPGCPSAGALPMPREDDDAAAAAPMAAGMSDAHRHFLQALMALGAVGGPEAVALHRQCCERHRAPYAAEQLDDFIAEANVPLQPLFLEIRKGLAEDTGTTWYALVNLAESEVTHMASNYSEAELELFKKTMDRIILSENGFVSSTEILNLADQLKPKKMRKREAEQVLQRLGQDKWLSEKEGEFTLHPRCILELEQYILSHYPESSCKCHICHALVVQSQVCTECGITMHMPCLARYCQGQAEPRCPRCKQFWPHRIPAVSQPAAPLSSSTPKESRRTSLAGTRRR is encoded by the exons ATGGCACTGCCGGGCGTTCTGCGTGAGGCTGCCCTAGAAGCGGAGCCGTCCTGGTGCAGCCGCAGGCCTCAATCCCTTCTCGGGGGCGGACGTTGGTCAGGGGACCCTGGCACAGGCGCCCGTCCCCTCGCCCAGCACactggggaggggcagaggcCAGCGAGGCCAGCCGCGGGAGGGAAGAGCTGCTCTGCTCTGGGATGCGCCAACAGCCCCCCTCTGGCTCCCAATGCAAGGAGGCCGGGCCCAGCCCAAAGAGACATGGGGCTCCCATCCCTCACCTGCcccgcctcctggccctggccttccCCGGAGCCCCCTCCCTCGACCGGCCCGAGGGCctcggaggaggagcaggggggtctggggggggggggtcctgagcCGCCCTCGGAGTCCTCCCGACGCCTCTTGAGGACGGGATCATCGTTTGGCACGCGCAGCGCGCTGGGGCTCGAGCACCCCCAAAGTGCCGGccaggcgagggagggagggagggagggacggcccGGGGGGGGCTCAGCCAAGaggggcttcccttcccccttccccccccccgcactcacCTGGGCGCAGGAGGGCGCAGGCCACGCAGAGGGCGAGGGCGCCGCCGGGCCAGGCCATCGGGAGGCGACCGCGGGGCCACCAGAGCCCCCAGCCTGGGACGGGGCGCCCTCCGCCTCCGCCGCGCAAGCCCCGCCCCGCGGGGTCCCAGAAATGACGTCGCCCGAGGGGGCGGGCCGGGGGCGGTTGCGGCGGGGGCGGGGCCTGCCTGGCTGCCCTTCCGCGGGCGCTCTGCCCATGCCCAGAGAAGAcgacgacgccgccgccgccgctccgatGGCGGCCGGGATGAGCGACGCCCACCGCCACTTCCTGCAGGCCCTGATGGCGCTGGGCGCGGTGGGGGGCCCCGAGGCCGTCGCGCTGCACCGCCAGTGCTGCGAGCGCCATCGAG CCCCCTACGCCGCGGAGCAGCTGGACGACTTCATCGCCGAGGCCAACGTGCCGCTGCAGCCGCTCTTCCTGGAGATCCGCAAGGGCCTGGCCGAGGACACGGGCACGACGTGGTACGCCCTG GTGAATCTGGCGGAGTCGGAAGTCACCCACATGGCGAGCAACTACTCCGAGGCCGAGCTGGAGCTCTTCAAGAAGACC ATGGATCGGATCATCCTGTCCGAAAACGGCTTTGTGTCTTCCACGGAGATTTTGAACCTGGCTGACCAGCTAAAGCccaagaagatgaggaagagAGAGGCGGAGCAGGTGCTGCAACGCTTGGGCCAGGACAAGTGGCTGTCTGAG aaagagGGCGAATTCACGCTGCACCCACGCTGCATCCTGGAGCTGGAGCAGTACATCCTCAGCCACTACCCGGAATCGTCCTGCAAGTGCCACATCTGCCATGCTCTGGTGGTTCAG AGCCAAGTGTGCACAGAGTGTGGGATCACCATGCACATGCCATGCCTGGCCAGATATTGCCAAGGACAAGCCGAGCCCCGTTGTCCTCGATGCAAACAGTTCTGGCCTCACAGGATTCCAG CAGTGAGCCAGCCAGCTGCTCCGTTGTCTTCCAGCACCCCAAAAGAGAGCAGAAGAACCTCTTTGGCAGGAACCAGGCGGCGGTGA